The window tttcctttcacgagagtcacggttttgcttccacgagaagCACGGTTGTGATTTCATGAGAGGCACGGGCGcccgtgcctctttcggaaagagAAAAAACCGTGCTTCCGGTTcggtttttttcgtgaaaaaaaagttcgtcaaaacctatcaacatgggatctaattttgaagatctcgacgcgaggaatccaatggtgaaaacggttcgatatttggacgcacggtttaagagataaaacgttttgaataaacggatctacgaaaaaagggaaaacacccaggttgcgacaagtggcgcgctgcatgtgcgTCACTTGTCGCGACCTAGGAAAGTGAagtgttctttgcaacgagtactccttaattagtgatttcgaaGAATCCGTTCGCCTCTCGCGTTTCCTAAATGGGTCGGGCCAGTGCAAAGGAGTGTTGGCTTGCGAGCCCACGTCCTGTTGGTTTTTCTTATCTTTTGTCATATGAAACATCCATTGCAATTTCACAAAAATACTGATAGCATTCACAAAAATATTTGTGACACTTCAAAATGTTCACAGGTCTCAAAAATATGTTTGTGGCATTTAAAAAAATGGTCATCCAATGtaaaaaatggtggcataacttAAAAAAATTGTTTGTGAGATTTACAAAAACAATCATGCATTTGAAAAATATGTTCATGACATTTGTCAAAACAATTATACAATGTAAAAACATGTCCAAATATATATTTTAAATTTCAAACTATAAAAAAAATTGACATTTTTAAAAACTATTACCCACTCTACCATATTAATTATTGCCGATTTAGTAGAAAGTTGCACAAAATCAATGATAATTAATATAGATCGAAGGTGCCAGTACAATCTAAATGTTCATGTAATTTTTAGAAAATGTTTTGTACCACTACcaaaatgttcaatgtgtattCAAAAATATCTAAATATTAGTTAAATGATTTGTTATAACCTGAGTTTTAAAAAACTATGCATCATGTATATAacttttttattatttattaaaATATTACacatgtatacaaaaaatgtacaaTTGTTTCGACATGTATTCAAGGAAAAAAGGAgacaaaacaacaaaaaacatATTCCCAAAACTGGTCCGCGGAACCTTCCCAAAACTGATCTAGTGAGTTACTGTGTTCGATTAGGTACACTAGAGTAGTTGGAGTTCGCGGGAACCACCGGTGATGGATGTTGGCATTTTCTATTACATGCTCCGTGCGACTAAAATCACACACGGGAAGCCAGCCACGCAGCCCTGTACCTTACTGGTCGGTTTTTAACGGGTTATAGAAACATTCTAGAAGGTTCTGGTCCGTTTTCTTTTTTGATTTTTTGTCTTTTTTAAATCATTTTCTTGTATTTTAAAATATTAAAAAATGTTTATGAAAAATTCAAAATTAAAAATCCTTTAATTTTTAAGATGTTTGCAAATTCAAGAAATTTTTCATGTTTTTACATAAtgtttaaaaaataaaaaatcttcacgttcaAAATGTTTTTGTAATTAAAAAATTTCCCCAAAAATGTTCATATGGTTTCGAAAATCATTCACATACATCTTCAAAAATGTTTTAAAATTTAAGAAAAGAATGTTTTTAAATCGAAGGAAAAATGACGGAAGATTAGTAAAAGCGATAGAAACTATAAAAAAAACATAGGCTCGCTCGCTACATTGCGCTTGCATGGGCCTGCCCACCAGGACGCTACTTGTGCAGCACCCCTCCCATATCATGCAACGACCATCAAATAGGAGGTTCCATGTATGTTGTCACGTGGAAATATGGGGAACAGAGAGATCCTTTCGTTATattaaaagaaaagaaaaccaggGATCCGGGGGTATCTACCGCGGCTGGACGGCATCACCAACATGCTCAACTGTTCAGGCGCCATCGATCAGCCTCCACAATTCCAAACTATTGGCGATTTGATCGAAGGATCTTCACATGGTGATCGATGAGTAAGGTTTGTCGAGGGTGATGTTGCCAATGAGGAGTGGTTAGATGTCGAGGTTTAAACTAGGGTTGGTTTGTGTTAGGGATGGGTATTTGTTGCACAACCCGCCAAATGTTGTTGGTGTCATGTATCGATGGATGACTTTAGTTCCGTATATTTTCTGTAATAGAAAGGTAGACGACTCGCTTCGGCATTTGCATGATAATATACATGAAAAGGGCATTTGCAGCTAAGTTATCTTTCGATGAAATTATGAAATATTTTCGACCTCTCAGCAATCGTAGAAAAATTTAGACTAAtacacccccacccccaccccgaGCTTTGCCATTTGGACAAAATCAGGTTGTTATACCATAGCAACATGTGCAATTTCCCGTTTAAGAGAACAGAGGAGGCGATGTTttgaaagaagaaaaagaagaagaagaaaacgaCCGATAGAAGCGGGTGACAACACGTGGTAAATGAATCGACACGGACAAAACTGCAAGCGTCTGTTGCAGTTAGGTCGCCCCCTTTTGGAACGCACCGATTACTAGCTTGGATTTATGTCGAACAAAACAGGGGGAGTGCTTCGTGGCCAAGGAAGAAAAAGTTGCAAGAAAGAGTACAAACTTTCAAGGAGtaggagtaatagtagtagtatTTGCATGGACGGATGGCGCGTCAACACACGGGACTCCTTCCCCAGCTGGCTTTGGGAACGTCCAAAGTCGCCCCCTCCCCTTCTCCGTTCAAAGCAaacctccttcttcttcttcttccgtcCGTCCCCTTTCCACTGGTTTCACGCGTCCAGACCCGATCGAGCATCCAAATTTCTCCAGGGAGCATCCAACTCGGAGCAGAAGAGATCGCATCGCCCGACTAGCTAGCTCCGGGCcgagcaagcaagcaagcaagcgaTGGCGCCGGTGGTGTCGGCGCTGGCCAAGTACAAGCTGGTGTTCCTCGGCGACCAGGCGGTGGGCAAGACCGCCATCATCACCCGCTTCATGTACGACAAGTTCGACGCCACCTACCAGGTCTCCTCCTCTTTCTCTTCGATTTGCAAAGCTCCCCATCGATCGATCGATCGCCCCAACCTCGTACGATTGGCAAATTCTGACCGCCTGCTGTGGCTCTGTGTGCAGGCCACCATCGGGATCGATTTCCTCTCCAAGACCATGTACCTCGAGGACCGCACGGTTCGCCTACAGCTATGGTATGCGATGGTTCCTCGTTGAGCTGGCTTGTTTTGGTTGTAGTAATAATAAAATTCAGTTGTGCTGCATATGTCCAGCTGGTTATTTGTAAACTCTGACACATCGATGCTTGCTTAATTGCCATATTCGAGATTGGGAAACTTTTTTTCATCACCGTTTCcatgagaaaaagaaaaaagaacatGGATGTATTATTTTTGCAAGAAGAATATCTTTGCATTTCCGAAATCCAGATAATTTTGCCATATCTTTAGAGAAACCTGAAGTTTAGGTCCTGAAATTATGCTTGGCACATTGCGAAACAACACGCAGATACCAGTAATTTTTTCCCCTGGTCAACTGTTTGTAACTGTGAAAATGTGCAGGGACACGGCTGGGCAGGAGAGGTTCCGGAGCCTGATTCCGAGCTACATCAGAGACTCTTCGGTCGCGGTGATCGTCTACGACGTAACAGGCAAGTTACCTGTCTATGTCTTCACAAAATATACTCGCCAGCACAATAAGTAGCTAGAAAGTAGTATCCCGATCTTAAATTTGTTTTGGAACTACTGTATTTCGTAGAGATGCATGAAATCTAAGCAGACATATAGATGAATCAGTCTGAACTATTTCAGCTGAGGGTAATTAGTTGCAGTGACATCCTCAACCACAGAACTGTATCTGACGATATGAAGAAAGCACACCAGCATGTATATATCATCCTCGTACACTGACGGCCTCATACCACCAATTCTCTTCTTTTTTGCAGACACGCAATCGTTTCTGCATACATCTAAGTGGATCGACGAGGTGAACACGGCGAGAGGCAAAGACGTGCTGATTGTGCTCGTCGGAAATAAAACAGACCTCGTTGATCAGAGGTACGCATTATATACATATCACTGAATCTCTGTGGAGAAAGCCACACTGCACCAATCTTGGCGGTGGTTCATTTCCTTCTGTTTGTTTTGTTCGCCTGAACGTTGCCACGTGCAGGCAAGTGGCCACGGACGAAGGGGAAGCCAAGGCCAAGGAGCACGGCGCATTGTTCATGGAGACCAGCGCCAAGGCCGGCTTCAACATCAAGGTTCTCCCAACTTGTTCTTTTATctattactccctctgtaaagaaatataagatcgTTTAGATCACTAGGGAGTAGAATCTATTTCTCCAGCCATTTTGCATCTCCAACTCCAGCCAAACATCTGACCGCGAAAACTCGAACCCTGACTGCAGGCGTTGTTCCGGACGATCGCCACGAACCTTCCTGGTATGGACGCGCTCTCGTCGGCCAAGCAGGAGGACATGGTGGACATCAACCTGAGGCCGGCCTCCGGGCCAGCAGGCTCAGGCGCCGCCGCGCAGCAGGAGCAGAAAGCAGGAGGATGTTCTTGCTGAGCTTTGTGTTCTTTTATTAGAGGAGAGTTTGCGGGCAGACAGAGCAAGAATGTAATTTTGGCCAAAACAGATTGCGGACAGAGAAATGAAAAAAATTGTTTAGGCGTGAGAACGAAAAAAAAAGTTCGCCGTTGCCGGGGATCGAACCCGGGTCACCCGCGTGACAGGCGGGAATACTTACCACTATACTACAACGACTTGGTGATGATTTACCGAATGTTGCCCACTAATCGGCAATGACGGTCAGTTACTCGTGTGCCTTCGCTGCTGCCATGTTTCTGCCTTGCAAAATTCACCTCC of the Triticum urartu cultivar G1812 unplaced genomic scaffold, Tu2.1 TuUngrouped_contig_4671, whole genome shotgun sequence genome contains:
- the LOC125528153 gene encoding ras-related protein RABH1b-like — its product is MAPVVSALAKYKLVFLGDQAVGKTAIITRFMYDKFDATYQATIGIDFLSKTMYLEDRTVRLQLWDTAGQERFRSLIPSYIRDSSVAVIVYDVTDTQSFLHTSKWIDEVNTARGKDVLIVLVGNKTDLVDQRQVATDEGEAKAKEHGALFMETSAKAGFNIKALFRTIATNLPGMDALSSAKQEDMVDINLRPASGPAGSGAAAQQEQKAGGCSC